The segment tatcttattaaaacagaaacattccttggacctaacatttattttgtaaatttttaaattaaatacacctttatactttatagttaaacctactttaaatcactaatgtttctttctttatactactattcatgtttccaaacaatatacttatttctttatattactatcaatgtttccaaacaatatatttttatactactatcaatgtttccaaacaatacaataattaattttagttattttatatctatcagtttttctttaaaattttctagaaacgtcataatttcataaattgcaaaataatgaactttaaaatttggattataagattacaaattatgaaaatattacaatttaaatcaaattagattacatatcggtcatccatcagttcaatcggttagtctcgggttttagtgattttttaatatgaatttttaaaaaacttaaattgaattgtcagatctccggattaaccggtataatcacaatcgggttgaatttaaaaacactgatttaaatacaaaaatattttaaatacacactctttaaaaattaccaaaatatttgttaagttattagtaaattttttcatcgtaaaatattccgcgcttccaaagcgcggatcaagatctagtatatacattaaaaagatAATCATTTGATATTTGCTGATATTAAGTACGCAGTCATCAAAAAGTACGACCACTcttaaccaaaaataataaaaaagataaaagcaaatataaaaggaaaaaaaggatTTTGTTCGCGATCATCAAAACCTTGAGAGATTCGAttcacatacacacacacacaatcaTTAGTTTTATTGGCACCGCAATCCTTCCTTCGTGTCTGGATCTCAAGTAGTGTTCTTATTACACACACACCATCTTAGAGAGAGGtacgctctctctctctctccttctcctttGTACTGATTTCGTTTCCGAATAAGATCTCATCACCCTCCTTTCGATTGGGCCTTTGTACTGATTCGagatttgctttttttttaatttccatttCCCGTGAGTTCTGAttagtgttttcttttttttttttcaaataaaagttTGGATTCTTGATTCTGCACAATCATGGCGAGGAAGATGCTTTCTGACGGAGAGCTTAACAAGGCCGCAGGTGCGGAGGAAGCCACCGAGACTCACtatgattttgatttgtttgtcatCGGTGCCGGGAGCGGCGGTGTTCGTGCTGCTAGGTTCTCTGCTAATAATGGTGCCAAGGTAACAGACTAACAGTGTGTTTTGATTCTACATTCTTATGTCATGTGTGTGTTTGATGCCTAAAGTTATCGAtattataatgttattataGGTTGGTATTTGTGAGCTTCCCTTTCACCCTATTAGCTCCGACGAGATTGGAGGTGTTGGTGGCACGTATGTTTGCTTCcttgttatattattagttgCATTATTTGCTTCctttgttatattattagttgCATAAAAGACGACATCTTTTGAGTCTTTGTTTCCCGCTTTGGTTCAGGTGTGTTATTCGTGGTTGTGTTCCCAAAAAGATTCTAGTCTATGGTGCCACTTATGGTAGTGAACTTGAGGTGAGTCAAAAAATCCAACTTTTATTCCATCATTTGATTGCCTTTCTTTTAGCTGTTTCTTAACTAGTATTCCTGCTCCAAGTTATCTTATGTTGTGGGTTTATCTTCTGGCAGGATGCTAGAAACTATGGGTGGGAAATCAATGAGAAAGTCGACTTCACTTGGAAGAAGCTTCTTCAAAAGAAGGTGCCTTTTTATATTCTATCTCTTTTCTTGAATGAGTAAAATATTGTACACTGGTTTGCTTCATTGATACACTTGCACTAGTTTATCTTGAAACACTCGAGTCGAGTGACTTTCAGGGTTAACGTTTTTGTGTTAACAGCAGTATTGACCTTGTTTAGTTTTTCCAATGTGCAGACTGATGAGATATTAAGACTGAACAATATTTACAAGCGGTTGTTGGCGAATGCTGCTGTGAAGTTGTATGAAGGTGAAGGAAGAATAGTTGGTCCCAACGAAGTGGAGGTCAGACAAATCGATGGCACCAAAATAAGTTACACTGCGAAGCACATTTTGATTGCTACTGGTAGTCGAGCACAGAAGCCCAACATCCCTGGACATGTAAGTGTCTTTGTTCATCTTTACTTACCTACAATAGCAACGCGTGTGAATACACCTGGTATTATGGAATCCTTTTTAATAGGGAATAAAAGAACTATCTCTGTTTTGCAATATGATCTTCTGTGAGTATAAAGCTATAAACTGCTATATGTATGGATAGTCCACTGATTTGTTTTTGTGTCTCTTTCAGGAGCTGGCTATTACATCTGATGAAGCTTTAAGTTTGGAAGAATTTCCTAAGCGTGCTATAGTGCTTGGAGGAGGGTAATGTCTTCTTCTGTGTTTTCCTCTTGATGTACCTACCTAGCATGTCAGTCGTATCAATGGTTTCAATCCCCCTGTTTGCATTTACTTTCTAATCAGGTACATTGCTGTGGAGTTTGCATCAATTTGGCGTGGAATGGGTGCTACTGTTGATTTATTCTTCAGGAAGGAACTTCCACTAAGGTGCGCCATAATCTTgtgctctcttttttttttcttggactAGTGCAGCCAACTTTCTAAATTATTTCTGAAATTTTACTTTATTCAGGGGCTTTGATGACGAAATGAGGGCACTTGTGGCTAGAAATCTTGAAGGAAGGGGTATCAATCTGCATCCACAGACAAGTTTGGCTGAGGTATCTAATTTTCATGTCTCATTACTGTGTACATTTCTTGTCATTCGTTTCATCAGTTCATCCTTGGCTGAACATATTTGTATCTTCCAATTTAGTTGATAAAAACAGAGGAGGGGATAAAAGTAATATCCTCTCATGGGGAAGAATTCGTGGCAGATGTTGTACTATTTGCTACCGGTAACTTTTCTAACCAATTTTATTCTGCTTTAATACATGTACTTCGGTGTGTGGCTTTATTGTTTACAAAAACAGTATATGTTTGTGCgtctttttcttcctctcttGAACTTTACCTTTAAGGAATATActtgttatttcatattttcatgGAGCTGTCTGAGGATCTTTTGTATATATCTGTTACAGGAAGAGCCCCTAATACCAAGAGATTGAATTTAGAAGCTGTTGGTGTTGAACTTGATCAGGCTGGAGCTGTGAAGGTCGTAACAACTTTCCTATCTTTgcagatttttttatattatattctgAAAAAAACGTTTTCCTTGAGGGGAATAGCTTCTACTCTTGCAGCTGCTAATGTAGTACATTATCCGCAGGTTGATGAGTACTCACGCACTAATATACCTAGCATATGGGCTGTGGGAGATGCTACAAACCGAATTAACCTTACACCTGTTGCGTTAATGGAGGCCACCTGCTTTGCGGTTTGTGCCTATGTTCTTACACTTATAAATCTTTCAACTTTCGTGTTTGTGAATGTCCAATTATGTAATCCATTTGTTAAAAGggatttgttttgattttgcaGAACACTGTCTTTGGTGGGAAGCCTACTAAAGCAGACTACACCAATGTAGCTTGTGCCGTATTCTGGTAAGCATTCTTTCTTATACCAGAAAAAATTGAAGTTTTCCCCTTTTTGTTTATATCTTTATCTTCTCTGTTTGGCAGCATACCACCACTAGCTGTGGTGGGTCTCAGCGAAGAAGAGGCAGTTGAAAAAGCGACCGGGGATATTTTGGTTTTCACCTCAGGTTTTAACCCTATGAAGAACACCATTTCGGGGTATGCTAACATTCAATTCTAATTACTGTACAATCTTTATGACGTCGACTCACACAATTATTGATGTTGTTTTGTATGAAACTTCCTGGTTCTTCAGCATGCTTTTTGCACCTGATAATTGTTTGAGGAATGTTAACATATAACTGTTTGATCTAATCACATATTTCTTTTGGTGATAGACGGCAGGAAAAGACATTAATGAAGCTTATAGTTGATGAGAAGACTGATAAGGTTATTGGAGCATCCATGTGCGGTCCAGATGCAGCTGAGATCATGCAGGCAAGTTTTCCTAAATATTCACTTAGCTAGTTACTACTTCAGTGAGTAGTGCATAGGTATATGCCACCTAATAAGGTAAAGGACTAGTGAGATGAGTCAGATGAAAGCAAGATATTTTTCTTGTAACCTCCATAGGAGATTCAGGGGTATAAGAGAACCTGATTTGAGTTTGAGAAGTGTTGACTCTTCtctttttataaatcaaaactcaATCTTGTAAATCCACTAGAGTTTGATTTGGTTGCGTCTCATGCTTTTTAGTGTCTTTTTATTGCTAAATGCAGGGGATTGCAATTGCGCTCAAGTGTGGAGCAACCAAAGCACAGTTTGACAGCACGGTGAGTAAAATGAATCAGAACACTTTCGTTTTCATTCTACACAGTTTGAAGTTTATATAAGAAATAAGAATTAACTTTAACATTGTGAACAATAACACAGGTCGGGATACATCCATCTTCTGCAGAGGAATTCGTGACAATGCGCACTGTGACCAGACGCATTGCCTACAAAGCCAAACCGAAGACGAGTCTATGAACcgccaaaattttaaaagacaATTTGCATAAAACACTTTATTAGAGGTCAGACCGAGACGTGAGTTTCCTCACTCATGTTccaataaatgtttttttttggtcaacatgtTCCAATAAATGTTTTGtataagtttttgtttgtttgttgattTACTTCTAAAATTCAGAAAACACAAAATTTCAATTTCTGCTTCTCTTGTTGCTAGTGAAACTTCGCCACCAAATATATGCTTTATCTTTGGATAAAATTCTCTCCCTTTTGGTCATATCGTGTTCGTCAATTTTGTTTGGTAAGTTTTTGTTTCAATGGTGTATTTAATTGGACAAGGTTAGTTAGACTAAGAAACGTAAAACCAAGTTCAAATCTACATATAATTGGATCATGTTATTTGGAGTTAGAACGTGTGCAAGAGCATCTCTTTCCACTCCATATTAACGAAATAATTTAAcctttttaactaaaaaactctatcaaacattctaaaatcatttgaaaactttaaaactccataattttttttttaaataacggTAGGTTTCATAatacattataaaatatcatattcaATAATActggattttaaatgaatttttaaaattcatatctgaataacaatagatttgtcagtattttataaaatgtcatgttcaataatattagattttaaattaatttttgatacAAATCACTTAAAACTCTCAATTAAATACACCTccttaaaataaaatgagaaatgaaacaatgaataaaaaataaaaatactaattaacaaatgaaataatattttttgtttattattatattttagagtaaaatatgaaacgtggataaaaatatttaagagtATGGTTAATGATACTTCCTTGagtcttttaataataaattaaattcatgTAATAAACATATAcgtaggcctgggcgttcgggtacccgttggcATTCagatcgggtttttcggattttcgggtttacAGTCCTAGGTcccatagtaaaatttcattagtatGGGTCaggttcggataataacacttcgggttcggtgaaaaattatattgcgtcctaaaacccataaagtaaccatatatcattcgggttcgggttatatcggttcggtttggatataaccaaagtaaaaacaaaaacttaaagaaaaacataaagaaaaacaactagattaataaaaattaatctatcacacataaaattgctaaaataacaataaaacgttaaatcaagtatgaaaacaaatattatatgtaaacaatatatattatattatagagaatagacttgttattccaatgaacaaattataaattacttatttataactaattgtgtacttaaaacatttttaatattgttaatatttattattatatatcatattaccacaaatattaaatttaataactaaaatacttatatatatatttcaaaatatttatattgactaTTAGTTTCGGGTTTTTCTTGTTACCAtttcgggttcagatattttttataccatTCTACAAGACctgttcgggtatttttatatttcgggtcggataacgggtcgggtttttcggttcgggttcggttcagatttcGGGTTCCGAATTTTATGCCCAGGCCTACATATACGTATGTATGGGACGTTAAATTGTGTTTCCCGCCTTTTTCGGTTAACGAAGTAAGCAAGTTGCTAAAAGAACGATATACATTGTTTTATTAATCGATAATACCATGAATTTTACCGGGTTTCAGCTAtgttatataaatgttttagaatctattttactatattttagagTTTCTTAGAATGTTTACAGGTTCGTGTATATTTTAGAGTGATATAATGATTTTggaatattttagaaataaaaataaaagaaactcgTAGTTGTTCATCGAACCAGCCGAGAGTCGACATCAGAGTCAAACGTCGATCAAACATCACttatcatcgatcgacagcgagtCGCGAGAAGCGGGCCGTATGTCATGACCGATTTATATCCCAAATCCCACACAGAATTATCACTGGTCGACTTTAACCTAATATTTATAGGTTCTGTCATTCTATTGGGAAACACACGTTTTtcatacttttatatttttgcaGCAACTAGTTTaggatttttaataatttggagagaaaattcaattttttcagATTTTTGTGTTGGAACTCCAATTTTTTaccttattcttttttttgcagtttATTCAAATCATTATCATATTTTACTTGAGTATGTCTGAGTAATTTACTTGatagatttatgatttagttaGCGTTATGAATGATTAGCCAAAACTATAGAATTGCTAAAATGATAGAAATCTTTCGAAGAATTACTTGTAATGCTTGTGTTCTGTAGTAGCTAATATATGAGTAGAGTCTAATTTCAAAATCCGAAAAGTTCGATATCCGAATGGAACTGATCTAAACAGTCTTTCATTCAAACACTTGAATTATTATGGTTAACACGTAAAATATATGATGTCAAATTATTatggtaaaaataattaatgaagtAGTTAAGAATTGTGAAAAAGAAtgtaaaagataataaaataattaaaaatatgtagattctgTTTTATAATTGTATAATAAATGCTACCAAATTATttggaaaataataataaataaagtagTTAAGATGAGTGAaaataaggaaaagaaaaactgtATTAAATTTGTAGAAAATAATGAATACAattgtttaatattaaataaacatatataatatttaacacaagtatataatttaattttaatcttaactctaatattataataatttgtatttgGATAATATTtccaataaaaataagaaaaactagatatagtattaattattagaattataaactaaatataaaataaatgtaatactGATATTAATCTTAGATATTGTTAATATGGACTTTCAATgtctatttattaattaaatattttaaatatcatggtaagtatacattttaaaatatatattgtaaaaataatagtatatatcgGTATAATAGATTAATGTTTTAATTAgagaaaattccttaaaaatacacggACTGAATTTCATTTGCTGAAAAATatacgaactttttaggcttcccaaGAAATACACAgattaattttggttgtccatataATACATCAACTTTTGAATTATGGAGGTTTCACACTTCGATTTTAACgacgttaactctgattaaCGGAACGTTAAGACGCCATTAGAAGACGTTAACTCTGATtcaaaagtttatgtatttCATGGACAAcgaaaattagtttgtgtattttttggaaagcctaaaaagttcgtgtattttttcagcaaataaaatttagtctgtgtatttttaaagaatttacCTATTTTTTGTGCAAcatcatatttcttttattcaagATTTATTATAATCAGGTTTAGCAGTTTAGGTCTAGgtattttagccggattcaaaaacttgaaccggaactgacccgaaaatattcggtccaaaaccaaactgaAAGTGTGTACAAGTATTTGTTGGGTCGAAAATTCTTCTACTCGAAAGAATcgaaaccaaaaagaactgatCTGAATAGACTCATATGTAATAAAATCGACCCGGATCCAATAAAATTGATCCGAATCCAATAAAATCGACCCAAATCCAATATAAACTATCTGTAAAATGTTATTGTATTCGGGTCGATTTTGTTGGATTCGGGTCGTTTTATTGGATCTGGGTCTATTCGGATCAGTTCTTTTCGGTTTCGATTCTTTCGAGTAGAAGAATTTTCGACCTAACAAATACTTGTACACTTTcgatttggttttggaccgaatatgtTCGGGTTAGTTCCAGTttaagtttttgaatccgggtAAAATGCCTAGACCTAAACTGCTAAACCTGATTATAATAAATcttgaataaaagaaatatgatgTTGCACAAAAAATAGGTAAATTTCCTAAAAAATGCACAGACTAAATtttctttgctgaaaaaatacacgaactttttaggctttccaaaaaaatacacagactaattttggttgtccataaaatacataaacttttgaACCAGAGTTAACGTCATCTAACAGCGTCTTAACGTTCCGTTAATTAGAGTTAATGTCGTTCAAATCGAAGTGTAAAACctccaaaattcaaaagttcatgtattttatggacaactaaaattaatctgtgtattttttgggaagcctaaaaagttcgtgtgtTTTTTCATCAAATgaaattcagtctgtgtatttttaaggaatttttctttttaattattttaaatatcattatatatatattaaaattaaattttaaataataatattaattaagcTAATGAATAATTCTAAAATCATGAAAGagatgacaaataagcaaattcatttttcaaataatagtagatacaaaatagataataaatattttgaaaacaaatactCGATTTTGACAAATAGATCAAGTAGCATGTAGTTGTTGATTTTTTTCTCCAATACTTGATGTATAAGTACTTGTTTCAAATAAGTCAAGTCTAAATCGTAAATACCATTACTTGAACAGGACAAATCAAGTACTAATTAAAATTCCATGATCAAATGCTCTTACAGCTCTTACATGAAAATAACAGAAGATTACATGAAGTGTCCaaatatttctttattattattaagaaTCAGATTCAGATACATAtgtaagaagaaaataaattataaatcttgaATGCAACCTTATGGCAATATACACAGAAACACATCCACAGGTGACAGGTCTGGTCACAAAAAGTGTCATCCTTCTCTTAAAACATTCAAATAAGACTGGCTTTGATGATACACACAAAAAGATGAAAACGATCAACGTGAAAATTTATCGGTGTCCACTTGACGTTTTGAAGCTTTATTTTATGTCTCAATCGAGCTTCACGTTTGAATATAGGAGCGTGTCCTTCGTCAAAGGCATGTACATAAGGAAGTACACCTGCAAAGCACGACTGTCAACTCCAACAACATATACATTCAATACTAAGCTACAACTCGGCTGGATAGTTTTTTATTGGCTGAAGAGAGGATAAGGAATTAATGTGAACTTACCCCAAGGATAGTTGCAATGAGAAGGATTATTCCAGTTAACCATGCAAGCGTCAGCCTAACAAGTATAACTTGAGCGATAATGGCTGCACTTGGAACTCCCTCTACCTCAGCCATCGACCTTGCAGATGAACCATAAGAAGAAGACCCAACTCTTAACAGATTAGCGGATTCTTGATTTACTCTCTCATCAAGGAGAATCACTCCAACAATTTGGCCTGCAACAGCCCAAACATTTCTCAGCTTACATACAAAcagtaaagaaaaagaaacatagtATGTAGTATTTCCATTGAGGAGTTTCATTCAAAGTGTCCACCATCTTGAACTACTTTCTAAGgcaaatattttgaaaatgagTTTATCAAATCACAGCTACAGTTTCACCTTTATGAGATGTCTCCAACAGATCGAATAGCTTTGATAGTGTGGCAAGCAGTACATCCATCCCTTGCTTGGCCATACCTTGTCCATACTCCTGTGCTAAAGCCTGTAATTTCAAGCGAGAGTAAATAATATTAGACACGATGATGACAAGCTCTGCCGGACAAGCTGTGCAAGAGAATGAAGGACAAATAAACGCTCTTACATGGATACCGCCAAAGCGTCCAACCGTTAACTCAGCAGGTCTCTCAATACCATGAGCTAAATCCTCATGAAGAGTGACTAACCCtcttatattcttatataaagcCAAAAGGTTCGATGCAAATTTTCTCTCTGCTTCCTGCACACAGTAGCAAAAGTCAAAAGCAATTCTGGAACCTCGTCCTGGGAAAGTATACAACTTCATGGAGTTAATGATAACACCTTTTCCAAATGAAACTCCACGTTAGCACCACCAGACAGAGGGATACTAAGCAATCCAGTCAATGGTTCAGCAGAGCCAACATATGATCCACCCAACCAAGATGCCTAGAGATAATATTACCACACCattaactattaaaataaaaaaggcaTAAAAAGTGTTATTCACTTTTAGAATGAAAGAAACTGTCAACTTACAAACTCATTCATGTCTTTGTCCATCATATCAGATGAGGGTTCATTGACAGACATAACAGCCACTCCAGTTTCTGTAGGAATTTGGAAAGTTTATGTAATGTATATAAAGCAAGACTTCAATCCAGATGAAGACACTAGAAACTAGAACTCAAGCCATCACGGCACCTGGAAGTTCAATATCAGCTTTGTCAGAATTGGAATTGATACTGCCTCTAATGGCATTGTCTAAGAAAGAATGACTAGGTAAGGTTTCCACAAGCGCATCTGCCAAGTCAAAAACAAACACTTAAATTTAGACTTAAGAAGATTTTTGGTTCATGCCAAAGAACTAAAGGTTTCCAGTGTATTAACTGCATACCATCAGCTCCAGCGATTTCTAGCACAAAAGCAGCACGAGGCCTCTCAAATGGATTAGGTTTTAGAATCTTGTTCAgctaaaacacaaaaaaaacaatttttatgatCAAgtacagaacaaaaaaaaaaaactaaagcagAGGATCCAGAAACCTTGGAGGAGCCATCAGGTGTCAAAGTAGATGGAGGTGCAAAACCCAACAAGGCAGACACTGCTGCCGATACTTCAGAGAGAGACATGGGAAGCGCCTGTGGATTTCCATATCAAAAGGAAGAACTATTACAAAAGAAGTAGCAACTCACAAACATGAATTTGAAATCTGTCTGGTGATCGCTCATCAAGAGccaaaatggaaaaaaaaaaaagacaaaacttgAGAGAGGTTGGTGCCACTTAGACCAAACAATGGATCTTATTGTATTTGCTTCAACGGAATCAGCCTAACTACATTGACCTGATCTATACGCCCAAACAAGAGAACATAATTTCTAACAAAGATCTAAGattgaaacttaaaaaaaaagaggcaaGTGAGAAGAATGAGATTACCTGCTCTGAAGGAGGACGAAGGTATTGGTTGTTGGATCCATCAATGAAGAAAACAGAACCACTGGCTTCTCCCTATCACAAAAACCGATTCAGTTTATCAAAAGTCAAAAGTCAGATCCATAAGACATAGATTCCGTGGGAGACAAACGAAGAACGAACCCTGGAATTGAGGGTGAGAAGCAGAGAGACGACAAATATGTACAAAGCTTGCATCTTTAGAACCAGAaaggggggagagagagagagatcggagTTAATCTGGCGAGAGAGATGTTTAAGGGAGGAGAGACAAGACAAAGCCAGATTTCGTAATGGAAGTGGTAGACACACCTTTGGCAATCAATACACGGTGTCAATTATCGGTCCAGGTTAATGTTTGGTCTctggtatttttattttatttggtttacAACTTTTGTGATTTTTCcaaatattgtttaaatttttttctacaaacactttcaataaaaaaaaatgtcatgACATACTAACAATTGTGACTTGGATTATGCTATCTAACTGTAACAttgacaattatatttaatattaatttatatttttgataaaagtttaaaatatgataataacttaTATATCTTCCTACTAATAATTGTATTCAAATATAGCATTTAACAATATAATGCtacaaatataacaataatttacaaatttctaaatattattaaaaggtctataattatacaattttattaataaaaattttaaattttagattttatgcaatgttttgaaaaatatataatttttaaatcttaataccattaatttactttttggtatttaaatttttaaaatactatttattttaatttttgataattacacattttttatatctaaattgttttcttaattttgtacaagatgatatattatattttaataaaaggaaatatatatatatatatataatctatctaagattttagttacatatatataaatatactcttaaatataattaaaaaaaaatatatatatatatatattatcttagttttttatgtttatttaagtctaaatttaaaataaaatattggtaagaattaataaaatataaaatattaacaaaatattattttaatttttcatttttttgcaGATGGTGCAAAAAAAAACCTAGtgaaatttataaatgtaaacATGTAACCTCTCTCTAAACCTTCAAGCTTCTTTTCAACGTGACCGGCTCACGTGGCTTCTTCAGTACTGATGTTGGGCGTTTCTCTAGTAATCACTCATCACTAGAAGTCCGCTGATTTTCTAGTAATGCAGTGGTCTCGAAAGTTGCATGCATTTTTGTCATTCTATGATTTTTTTCAATTCTTATTGTTAGAGGTGTCAATTCGAACTGGTCCGGTCTGGTCCGGTCCAAATCCGCTAAGTCcataaatatatgagtctgtTCGGTCTGtcctgaaaatattttaagccTAGAATTTAAATCCCGGTCCGACCTTTATAGGGTTATAGGGTTTTTCTGGTTTTTTGGACTTTTCGAAAAATAATTTGTCATTGTCGTTTCAAGCGTTTTAATacatatgaattttataaaaaaaaaatcagttttaacatttaaaaaaaaatgtaaagtgAATTTAAACTtcttttctttatcaaaaatatttatttttcatatgtttcaaaaaatattataaactaactgaatttaattagttttaaataatcaaatataaatttaaactaaatatataagagAACAAATTTATGATAAATAGGATCAAACGTTTCAGATTTTGtatgttaaaaaaatgttatcaaaaaGAGGTTACAtttgcaaattttaaaatatgacatttgtAATGTCAAACAATAAGATgcattaacatttttttatatt is part of the Raphanus sativus cultivar WK10039 chromosome 5, ASM80110v3, whole genome shotgun sequence genome and harbors:
- the LOC108863499 gene encoding glutathione reductase, cytosolic: MARKMLSDGELNKAAGAEEATETHYDFDLFVIGAGSGGVRAARFSANNGAKVGICELPFHPISSDEIGGVGGTCVIRGCVPKKILVYGATYGSELEDARNYGWEINEKVDFTWKKLLQKKTDEILRLNNIYKRLLANAAVKLYEGEGRIVGPNEVEVRQIDGTKISYTAKHILIATGSRAQKPNIPGHELAITSDEALSLEEFPKRAIVLGGGYIAVEFASIWRGMGATVDLFFRKELPLRGFDDEMRALVARNLEGRGINLHPQTSLAELIKTEEGIKVISSHGEEFVADVVLFATGRAPNTKRLNLEAVGVELDQAGAVKVDEYSRTNIPSIWAVGDATNRINLTPVALMEATCFANTVFGGKPTKADYTNVACAVFCIPPLAVVGLSEEEAVEKATGDILVFTSGFNPMKNTISGRQEKTLMKLIVDEKTDKVIGASMCGPDAAEIMQGIAIALKCGATKAQFDSTVGIHPSSAEEFVTMRTVTRRIAYKAKPKTSL
- the LOC108862840 gene encoding uncharacterized protein LOC108862840 translates to MQALYIFVVSLLLTLNSRGEASGSVFFIDGSNNQYLRPPSEQALPMSLSEVSAAVSALLGFAPPSTLTPDGSSKLNKILKPNPFERPRAAFVLEIAGADDALVETLPSHSFLDNAIRGSINSNSDKADIELPETGVAVMSVNEPSSDMMDKDMNEFASWLGGSYVGSAEPLTGLLSIPLSGGANVEFHLEKEAERKFASNLLALYKNIRGLVTLHEDLAHGIERPAELTVGRFGGIHALAQEYGQGMAKQGMDVLLATLSKLFDLLETSHKGQIVGVILLDERVNQESANLLRVGSSSYGSSARSMAEVEGVPSAAIIAQVILVRLTLAWLTGIILLIATILGVYFLMYMPLTKDTLLYSNVKLD